The following are encoded together in the Nitrospira sp. genome:
- a CDS encoding YajQ family cyclic di-GMP-binding protein, which produces MADQSSFDVVSEVNMQEMKNVVDQATKEIKQRFDFKDSKTELTLKEKEKELVVLSDDEYKLNAVNEIIKSKCVKRGVSLKAFDYGKVEEALGATVRQTIKIQSGISSEKAKEITKAVKESKLKVQAQIQGEQVRVISKSKDDLQSAIAFLKGKDFGIDLQFTNYR; this is translated from the coding sequence GTGGCTGACCAATCATCATTCGATGTGGTGTCGGAAGTGAATATGCAGGAAATGAAAAACGTCGTCGATCAGGCGACGAAGGAGATCAAGCAGCGATTCGACTTCAAGGATTCGAAGACCGAGCTGACGTTGAAAGAGAAAGAAAAGGAACTGGTGGTCTTGTCCGACGATGAGTACAAACTCAATGCGGTGAATGAAATTATCAAGAGCAAGTGTGTCAAGCGCGGAGTGTCGCTCAAGGCATTCGACTATGGCAAGGTCGAGGAAGCGCTCGGCGCCACCGTTCGCCAAACCATCAAGATCCAGAGCGGCATCTCCTCCGAGAAGGCGAAAGAAATTACCAAGGCCGTGAAGGAATCCAAGCTGAAGGTGCAGGCGCAAATTCAGGGCGAACAGGTGCGAGTGATCAGCAAGAGCAAAGACGATCTGCAGTCGGCGATCGCATTCCTCAAGGGGAAAGATTTTGGGATTGATCTGCAGTTCACCAACTACCGCTAG
- a CDS encoding DUF2088 domain-containing protein encodes MSDVQLRTKAWFGDEPLPINFPPAWKIMEVGPQDAPAVSATAMREKLRQPIGSPPLREIAKEKTKCVIIVDDLTRPTPAADLLPSIIAELKEAGLSERAITILLAGGTHPPASAQDMAKKVGANLSPAVRVVAHDSRGDLVDLGKSPAGLPLQINRTVVDCDLKIGVGCIYPHPIAGFSGGAKIVLPAVCGVETTRMMHDYLRGSRTRGGSIHTELRQDMIAVARKVGLDFIANVTLNHRREISGLFAGDLVKAHEEGVRAAQRMYTVPVVPEADIVVADMYPFDTSWQFAQDRGMWPVECAGPNASRVVIAACPLGLGTHELFPVDSPLWSRVARRLKHFRLADLDRPFEKLGTVMKLIRQKQHHLMVLSPGLEGKDLHTMFPHAQRFEAWPALRAALEARHGQGPVTVAVYRCAPFLLPEGLVQDEGAATVVDHLTPMPARSGGLEAG; translated from the coding sequence ATGAGCGACGTGCAGTTGCGTACCAAGGCGTGGTTCGGCGATGAGCCGCTGCCGATCAATTTCCCGCCTGCGTGGAAGATTATGGAAGTCGGCCCTCAGGACGCTCCGGCAGTGAGTGCCACGGCGATGCGGGAGAAACTGCGTCAGCCTATCGGCTCCCCACCACTCCGCGAGATCGCCAAGGAGAAAACCAAGTGCGTGATCATCGTCGACGACCTCACGCGGCCGACTCCTGCGGCAGATCTGCTCCCGTCAATCATTGCAGAGCTCAAAGAGGCCGGGTTGAGTGAACGCGCAATAACCATTCTCTTGGCCGGTGGCACGCATCCTCCCGCTTCCGCGCAAGATATGGCCAAGAAGGTCGGCGCCAATCTTTCGCCGGCCGTGCGCGTGGTGGCGCACGACAGCCGGGGGGATCTCGTGGATCTGGGTAAATCGCCCGCCGGGCTGCCGCTTCAGATCAATCGTACAGTGGTGGACTGTGATCTGAAGATCGGGGTGGGGTGCATCTATCCTCATCCGATCGCCGGGTTCTCGGGCGGCGCCAAAATTGTGCTTCCCGCCGTCTGCGGCGTGGAGACCACGAGGATGATGCACGACTACTTGCGTGGGTCGCGCACACGCGGTGGTTCGATCCATACGGAGCTGCGGCAGGATATGATTGCGGTCGCCAGGAAGGTCGGCCTCGATTTTATTGCCAATGTCACGCTCAATCACCGTCGCGAAATCAGCGGTTTGTTTGCCGGTGATCTGGTCAAGGCCCATGAGGAAGGCGTCCGTGCGGCGCAGCGAATGTATACCGTGCCGGTAGTGCCTGAGGCGGATATTGTCGTGGCCGATATGTATCCATTCGATACCAGCTGGCAGTTTGCCCAGGATCGCGGCATGTGGCCGGTCGAATGTGCAGGGCCGAACGCGTCCCGCGTGGTGATTGCCGCTTGTCCGCTTGGCCTGGGGACGCATGAATTGTTTCCTGTGGACAGTCCGCTCTGGTCCCGCGTGGCGAGACGCCTCAAACATTTTCGCTTGGCTGATTTGGACCGTCCGTTCGAAAAGCTGGGCACCGTCATGAAATTGATTCGTCAGAAGCAACATCACTTGATGGTGTTGTCGCCCGGTCTGGAGGGGAAGGATTTGCACACGATGTTCCCTCATGCTCAGCGGTTCGAAGCCTGGCCGGCGCTGCGGGCCGCGTTGGAAGCGCGGCATGGACAGGGGCCTGTGACGGTGGCGGTCTATCGTTGCGCGCCGTTTCTGCTGCCTGAGGGTCTTGTGCAGGATGAAGGAGCCGCAACGGTTGTCGACCATCTCACCCCAATGCCGGCGCGAAGCGGCGGGCTGGAGGCGGGATGA
- a CDS encoding glycosyltransferase family 39 protein, whose translation MALPVATVSTDAGAVQRLGRASDATDYVVAFLLCLVVFGTGLFHLDSFPPLWFDEGWTVCVARTWVELGHYGCLLNGAPAPPSLAAHFPVVASIAASFHLFGIGIWQARMVGLCYTFLASLFLYVVARRTFNRPIALAALFLALAVPVSWQIHPLMIGRQVLGEMPMLCFLLAGYACVLRSTRQWLWLVAAGACWALAWMAKAQVAPFFVVSLAGTACLAGISRDWATARRSLGLLAGAWLGYRFLVVVRDLALAGHTLPQSSTAGMTQAIALVLVPSIRVETLQLTILRWPEYTAGLAYGAWSLSHTVRQGAHPSIERTVRTMLLLLAGSWLAWFALLCAGAPRYAVPGLFIAAPFAAALFSDLTGRFSLTFMGRRLAALVRGESHGGDRAGTVLLLLLLVVMGWVAVQERYALRSREDDRDLTAVIEYVHRVTPPTSLIETYDSELFLFLNRRYTYAPPAALVEMIQHDQNPSVPITYDPLRDHPDYLVVGDFGRKSHFYNPLINQRRIRLVATIGRYQIYQPVLQDGPAEPGRLRQTPDGPNRVVSPP comes from the coding sequence ATGGCCCTTCCTGTTGCCACAGTGTCCACTGACGCCGGCGCCGTCCAGCGCCTTGGGCGTGCCTCCGACGCGACGGATTACGTCGTTGCATTCCTGCTCTGCTTGGTTGTGTTCGGCACCGGGCTGTTTCATCTGGACAGTTTTCCACCGCTGTGGTTCGACGAAGGATGGACCGTGTGTGTCGCCCGGACCTGGGTGGAATTGGGGCACTACGGTTGTCTGCTGAACGGTGCGCCGGCCCCGCCGTCCCTCGCGGCGCATTTTCCGGTGGTGGCCTCGATTGCCGCGAGTTTTCACCTGTTCGGCATCGGCATCTGGCAGGCACGAATGGTGGGACTGTGTTACACGTTTCTCGCGTCTCTGTTCCTGTATGTGGTTGCCCGTCGTACCTTCAATCGCCCGATCGCGCTTGCCGCATTGTTCCTCGCACTCGCCGTTCCTGTGAGCTGGCAGATTCACCCCTTAATGATCGGTCGGCAAGTACTGGGCGAAATGCCCATGCTCTGTTTTCTCCTCGCCGGATACGCCTGCGTGCTCCGCAGTACCCGCCAATGGCTCTGGCTGGTGGCGGCTGGAGCATGTTGGGCGCTCGCGTGGATGGCGAAAGCGCAGGTGGCCCCGTTTTTCGTGGTATCGCTCGCGGGGACGGCCTGCCTGGCTGGAATATCTCGTGATTGGGCGACGGCCCGACGTTCACTCGGGCTGTTGGCGGGAGCCTGGCTGGGATATCGGTTCTTGGTGGTGGTGAGAGACCTCGCGTTGGCTGGCCATACCCTTCCGCAGTCGTCCACCGCCGGAATGACGCAAGCGATCGCGCTCGTCCTGGTTCCGTCCATCCGTGTGGAAACTCTCCAACTCACAATCCTTCGCTGGCCGGAGTATACGGCTGGGCTGGCGTATGGAGCGTGGAGCCTCAGTCATACGGTTCGGCAAGGGGCTCATCCGTCGATTGAGCGCACCGTCCGAACTATGCTCCTCCTGCTGGCAGGAAGCTGGCTGGCCTGGTTTGCGCTGCTCTGCGCCGGTGCACCGAGATATGCGGTGCCGGGTCTCTTCATCGCAGCTCCGTTTGCCGCGGCCTTGTTCTCTGATCTCACCGGCCGGTTTTCTCTAACTTTCATGGGGCGGAGGTTAGCCGCTTTGGTTCGAGGCGAGTCCCATGGTGGCGATCGCGCGGGGACCGTCTTGCTGCTGCTGTTGTTGGTTGTGATGGGGTGGGTGGCGGTGCAGGAACGGTACGCCCTCCGTTCTCGCGAGGATGATCGGGATCTCACGGCGGTGATCGAATACGTGCATCGAGTGACGCCACCAACCTCGTTGATCGAGACCTACGATAGTGAATTGTTCCTATTTCTGAATCGACGGTATACCTATGCGCCTCCAGCCGCCTTGGTGGAGATGATTCAACATGATCAAAATCCCAGCGTGCCCATCACGTACGATCCGCTGCGCGACCACCCGGATTATCTGGTGGTGGGAGATTTCGGCCGCAAGTCGCATTTCTACAACCCGCTGATCAACCAGCGCCGGATACGCCTGGTCGCAACGATCGGGCGGTATCAGATCTACCAGCCGGTCCTCCAGGATGGGCCGGCTGAGCCGGGAAGGCTCCGTCAGACGCCTGATGGTCCTAATCGAGTTGTTTCCCCGCCCTGA
- a CDS encoding glycosyltransferase family 2 protein — MPADQHKISVVIPTVGRDTLALCQAALAKQTRPPDEVLVILDRDRRGAAWARNTGIGHATGDLIALADDDGIPPPDWLERLVAALDRHTAAVAGGTFIETDPLLDAIRRLNSLPAVEQLDPGGLVGNTGNILFRRDCLLNCEREDGYIFNPLFTGTCEDWELIWRLRKRGTKMVYVPNPVTHLRQATGLQHLRHAFQRGEGIAMLFRVMRADPAGIVPQDSLLWGEGGKKAKPRWLKAFWLKMLGPFEWHKFRRTRHFCLFWLGEKCQAAGFAWEMCRGMSATRGEERANLMVQAVSSRVERKS, encoded by the coding sequence ATGCCGGCTGATCAGCACAAGATCTCCGTCGTCATTCCGACTGTAGGGCGGGACACCCTCGCATTGTGTCAGGCTGCCCTCGCGAAACAAACCAGACCGCCAGATGAAGTCCTGGTCATCCTCGATCGAGACAGGCGTGGCGCGGCGTGGGCGAGAAATACAGGCATTGGCCATGCGACAGGAGACCTGATCGCGCTTGCCGACGATGACGGGATTCCCCCGCCGGACTGGTTGGAGCGATTGGTGGCGGCGCTCGATCGGCATACGGCGGCCGTCGCCGGCGGCACGTTCATAGAAACGGATCCGCTCCTGGACGCGATTCGCCGTCTCAATTCGCTTCCGGCGGTTGAGCAGCTCGATCCGGGAGGATTGGTCGGCAACACCGGAAACATTCTCTTTCGCCGGGATTGCCTCCTGAACTGTGAGCGGGAAGATGGGTATATCTTCAACCCGCTCTTTACCGGCACGTGCGAGGATTGGGAATTGATTTGGCGGCTGCGGAAGCGGGGCACCAAGATGGTGTATGTCCCGAATCCCGTCACCCACTTGCGTCAGGCGACCGGGCTGCAGCACTTGCGCCACGCTTTTCAACGGGGCGAGGGGATCGCGATGTTGTTCCGTGTCATGCGAGCGGATCCTGCCGGAATCGTGCCTCAGGACAGCCTGTTGTGGGGTGAGGGCGGAAAGAAAGCCAAGCCGCGTTGGCTGAAAGCGTTCTGGCTGAAAATGCTGGGACCGTTTGAGTGGCACAAGTTTCGGCGCACACGGCATTTCTGCCTGTTTTGGCTGGGAGAAAAATGCCAGGCCGCCGGGTTTGCCTGGGAGATGTGTCGGGGAATGTCGGCGACCCGGGGTGAAGAGAGGGCGAACCTCATGGTGCAAGCGGTGTCTTCCAGGGTGGAGCGGAAATCATGA
- a CDS encoding PilZ domain-containing protein has protein sequence MPPDRPAETSARERREFYRITVVLPVCIQSETDLEDCAFTEKSINLSGGGIGMPVTTRYPLATRLCFTMLLPDQVRFKATIEVLWFDTLPVPGPVYRLHARFVKMSSQDRELLIRYIVRFQRDHLQNHYSA, from the coding sequence ATGCCACCCGACCGGCCCGCAGAGACATCAGCCCGAGAACGCCGCGAGTTTTATCGCATCACCGTGGTTCTGCCCGTCTGCATTCAATCGGAAACAGACCTCGAGGATTGTGCATTCACGGAGAAATCCATCAACCTCAGTGGCGGCGGGATCGGCATGCCGGTCACCACACGCTACCCACTCGCGACACGTCTGTGCTTCACTATGCTCCTTCCCGACCAGGTCCGCTTCAAAGCCACGATCGAAGTGTTGTGGTTTGATACGCTTCCGGTCCCTGGTCCCGTCTATCGCCTTCATGCGCGCTTCGTGAAAATGAGCTCCCAGGACCGGGAGCTGTTGATCAGATATATCGTGCGCTTCCAACGCGACCATCTTCAAAATCACTATTCCGCCTAA
- a CDS encoding FkbM family methyltransferase: MNRGIWFFFEVVFDTLMFAPYLLRGQFPARIKARILWWYLLVTIKLLLVNPFRPLTQDRVWGFTVRCLDYRTLHLLLRVILLRNEYYFQTANAHPVIFDCGANIGLATLFFKWLHPGSDIHAFEPDPDTFALLKWNVETNNLTGVHLYNVALSDVSGTASFHVDHSRPGSPRMSLQFERMPKDTIAVNTLVLSSVLREQLAGRALDFLKIDVEGAEAAVLSDLIGSGQLPAVKEMLIEYHHKIAGARGRLGEFLTALETQGFDYQLDAVCMPIYGPQRFQNVILYAYRMP, from the coding sequence ATGAACAGGGGCATCTGGTTCTTCTTCGAGGTCGTCTTCGACACGCTGATGTTTGCGCCCTATCTGCTGCGCGGGCAGTTCCCTGCGCGGATCAAGGCCCGGATCCTGTGGTGGTATCTGCTGGTCACCATCAAGCTGCTGCTGGTCAATCCGTTTCGACCGCTCACGCAGGACCGGGTGTGGGGATTTACCGTTCGGTGCTTGGACTATCGGACCCTGCACCTGTTGCTCAGAGTCATTCTCCTTCGGAACGAATACTATTTCCAGACGGCCAACGCGCATCCGGTGATCTTCGATTGCGGGGCCAACATCGGCTTAGCCACGCTGTTCTTCAAGTGGTTGCATCCCGGCAGCGACATCCATGCATTCGAACCGGACCCGGACACCTTTGCCCTGTTGAAATGGAATGTCGAGACGAACAACCTGACCGGCGTGCATCTCTACAATGTCGCGCTGTCCGACGTGTCCGGTACCGCGTCGTTCCATGTGGACCATTCGCGGCCCGGCTCACCGCGCATGAGCCTGCAATTTGAACGCATGCCGAAAGACACCATCGCGGTGAACACTCTCGTCTTGTCTAGCGTGCTGCGCGAACAACTGGCGGGACGAGCGCTGGACTTCCTGAAGATCGATGTGGAGGGCGCGGAAGCCGCCGTGTTGAGCGATCTCATCGGCAGCGGGCAACTGCCTGCGGTGAAGGAGATGTTGATTGAATACCATCACAAAATCGCCGGGGCGCGGGGCAGGCTCGGAGAGTTTTTGACTGCTTTGGAGACGCAAGGGTTCGACTATCAATTAGACGCAGTCTGCATGCCGATTTACGGGCCGCAGCGGTTTCAGAATGTGATTCTCTATGCCTATCGAATGCCGTAA
- a CDS encoding lipopolysaccharide biosynthesis protein yields the protein MSAKAVSKGILSVGGWSMAKLATSAVVLPILARYLGIEGYGQYAYYLAVLLLASQFANVGMMPTMTKRIAERPDDAAWCRAVARSGALINGVGVVSVGLAAGWLIWSTASQGTAPVPIALAVVGVLVFDQMWFYARGVLHGFRHEERAAVPGIIGVLIAGSFGIIAAVTGMGVVGVFVGLLVADVFVAGACLRAVMVALNGLGLPASECAPSLSTGAMLRFGLSAMVFSVLNMTLCSLDIILVRHLAGEAQAGLYAAAVQWSQFVWFIPIAVEGVMLQATARLWAEERVEAVTNLVSRLVRYVMLGTVFLLIVVFVLGDRIISVYFGSQFTEAALGLRLLVPGALCYSLARVLWPVIQAGGEGMSLIRIMLVTVMVDVGLCAMLIPAGGAAGAACATSLSFALVAGGYAWILRRRNVSVFEGLALSRLLVLVAITGIAMAGLSALVSTPMLSLLVGIAVGVLLYWAGVFSLGIVQVNELESLVQSLPGTFRQAGETMFRMLAPLLSRLKAAASN from the coding sequence ATGTCGGCGAAAGCAGTTTCTAAAGGGATTCTCTCCGTCGGTGGATGGTCGATGGCCAAATTGGCCACGTCGGCCGTCGTCCTGCCCATTCTCGCGCGATACCTAGGCATAGAGGGATATGGTCAATACGCCTATTACCTGGCGGTGCTCCTGCTCGCCTCGCAATTCGCGAACGTCGGCATGATGCCCACGATGACCAAGCGGATCGCAGAGCGTCCTGACGATGCGGCATGGTGCCGGGCGGTCGCTCGGTCCGGCGCACTCATCAATGGCGTAGGAGTGGTGTCTGTGGGACTTGCGGCGGGATGGCTCATTTGGAGCACGGCCTCGCAAGGCACGGCGCCGGTACCGATCGCCTTGGCCGTAGTGGGCGTCCTCGTGTTCGACCAGATGTGGTTTTATGCGCGCGGTGTGTTGCACGGGTTTCGGCATGAGGAGCGTGCGGCGGTGCCCGGCATTATCGGCGTGTTGATCGCAGGAAGTTTTGGCATCATCGCGGCGGTCACAGGCATGGGTGTGGTCGGGGTGTTTGTTGGGCTCCTGGTGGCTGATGTATTTGTGGCAGGCGCCTGTCTGAGAGCGGTCATGGTCGCGCTCAACGGACTCGGTCTGCCGGCGTCTGAGTGCGCCCCGTCTTTGTCGACTGGCGCCATGCTTCGATTTGGATTGTCGGCCATGGTCTTTTCCGTGCTCAACATGACGCTCTGTTCACTGGATATCATTCTCGTTCGCCACTTGGCAGGGGAAGCTCAGGCGGGCCTGTACGCGGCGGCAGTGCAATGGTCCCAATTCGTCTGGTTCATTCCCATTGCGGTCGAAGGGGTGATGCTGCAAGCGACGGCTCGGCTGTGGGCTGAAGAGCGGGTAGAAGCTGTCACCAACCTGGTGAGTCGTCTCGTCCGCTACGTCATGCTGGGCACGGTCTTTCTGCTGATCGTGGTGTTTGTGTTAGGCGATCGGATTATCTCGGTGTACTTCGGCTCCCAATTTACAGAGGCGGCCCTGGGGTTGCGTCTGCTGGTGCCCGGCGCGTTGTGTTATTCCCTGGCCCGCGTGCTGTGGCCGGTGATTCAAGCGGGCGGCGAAGGTATGTCTCTGATTCGGATCATGCTCGTGACGGTCATGGTGGATGTCGGGCTCTGCGCGATGCTGATTCCCGCTGGTGGCGCAGCCGGCGCGGCTTGCGCGACGTCCCTCTCCTTTGCATTGGTGGCGGGTGGCTATGCCTGGATATTGCGGCGGCGAAACGTCAGCGTCTTCGAAGGGCTGGCACTGTCACGATTATTGGTGCTCGTGGCCATAACCGGTATCGCGATGGCCGGTCTCTCTGCACTCGTCTCGACACCGATGTTGTCTCTTCTCGTGGGAATTGCCGTCGGCGTCTTGCTCTATTGGGCAGGCGTCTTCAGCCTTGGAATTGTCCAGGTGAACGAACTGGAATCACTCGTGCAGAGTTTGCCGGGCACATTTCGGCAGGCGGGGGAAACGATGTTTCGAATGCTGGCTCCGTTGTTATCGCGGTTGAAAGCCGCGGCCTCAAACTAG
- a CDS encoding glycosyltransferase family 4 protein, translating to MRKLPHVCILTSQYFDWGIYGGFGSMSRKLAESLASSGHRVSVIVPGRQGQQPIETIGGVEIRSFSPRNVMDACRLIRESTADIFHSQDPTVLTYLAQRIHPRRAHLVTSRDPRELSDWWVEFLYATPMRRLLTPLNYFTESGFLVRQAVRRADAVYCPAHFLKEKVKRLYGLTQLPTLLPNLIDVPSALPRKSERPTITFVARWDKRKRPWLFLELAAQFPDYRFVAVGKGSASAETGFDAELRRRYRDVPNLEMPGLINRFREPERMHQLLSDTWIFVSTAVREGLPLTFLEAAAYGCPIISRVDPDQFATRFGKQVHDDDYAAAIRSLLAEAPLEKGRAAYDYVRDTYETSRALAAHQAQYARFAA from the coding sequence ATGAGGAAGCTGCCTCATGTGTGCATTCTGACCAGTCAGTATTTTGATTGGGGCATCTATGGCGGATTTGGCAGCATGTCGCGGAAGCTGGCTGAGAGTCTTGCGTCGTCAGGCCATCGAGTCAGTGTCATCGTGCCGGGCCGCCAGGGGCAACAACCGATCGAAACCATCGGCGGGGTGGAGATTCGCAGCTTCTCGCCGCGCAACGTCATGGATGCCTGCCGCCTGATTCGGGAATCCACAGCCGACATTTTTCACTCGCAGGATCCGACGGTCCTGACCTACCTGGCGCAACGCATTCATCCGCGCCGTGCGCATCTGGTGACCAGCCGGGATCCGCGGGAACTGAGCGACTGGTGGGTGGAGTTTCTCTACGCCACTCCGATGCGCCGCCTGCTGACGCCGCTGAACTACTTCACAGAATCAGGGTTTCTCGTCAGGCAAGCGGTGCGGCGAGCCGATGCGGTGTATTGCCCGGCCCATTTTCTCAAGGAGAAGGTCAAGCGCCTGTATGGGCTTACGCAGTTGCCGACGCTGCTGCCCAATCTCATCGACGTACCCTCGGCACTCCCTCGAAAAAGCGAGCGGCCGACGATCACCTTTGTAGCTCGATGGGACAAACGCAAGCGCCCCTGGTTGTTTTTGGAACTGGCTGCACAGTTCCCCGACTATCGATTCGTAGCCGTAGGGAAGGGGAGTGCTTCTGCGGAGACCGGTTTTGACGCCGAATTGCGCCGGCGGTATCGCGACGTGCCCAACCTTGAAATGCCGGGCCTGATCAATCGGTTTCGTGAGCCTGAACGCATGCACCAGTTGCTCTCGGATACCTGGATTTTCGTCAGCACGGCGGTGCGCGAAGGTCTTCCACTCACCTTCCTGGAAGCCGCTGCCTATGGATGTCCCATCATCAGCCGGGTTGATCCGGACCAGTTTGCGACGCGATTTGGAAAGCAAGTGCATGATGACGACTACGCCGCCGCGATTCGGAGTCTGCTCGCCGAGGCGCCGCTGGAAAAGGGTCGCGCCGCCTATGACTATGTGCGAGACACCTACGAAACTTCCCGGGCTCTGGCGGCCCATCAAGCGCAATATGCACGGTTTGCCGCCTAA
- a CDS encoding carbon starvation protein A, whose translation MKPMLTVLWMLLSVLGAVALAHVVGVVNPTEKVNGLWLVVAAACIYVLAYRFYGRWLARQVVQLDNKRLTPAVRLNDGVNFHPTNRVVLFGHHFAAIAGAGPLLGPVLAAQFGFLPGFLWLVIGAVLAGAVQDFIILVASMRRNGRSLPEIAHDELGSITGTATAVAVLFIVVVALAGLGFAVVNALYHNAWGTFTIAMTIPIGFIMGFYLQKFRPGAVAEVSVIGLVLLLAAVLFGRVVGQSSYAWMFEFEKPALVWLLAGYGFLASVLPGWMLLVPRGYLSTFMKLGVVFLLGFGVILMAPTIEMPRLTSFANGGGPIIPGTLFPFLFITIACGAISGFHSLVSSGTTPKMIEQESQAVVGYAAMLLESFVGVMALIAASVLIPGDYLAINTMLSAETLTAMGFAPSRIAELSQLVEVNVAGRPGGAVSLAVGMASIFSALPGMAGLMAYWYQFALVFEALFILTTIDTGTRVARYLIQEMAGRVYAPFRQMNWWPGVLLSSAFVVGSWAYLIGTGSISTIWPMFGAANQLLGTLALCIATTVLIKMWKSPYLWVTAIPMLFVGGITLAGSYEMFWMFLAKAATLAAGRAFALYLDAVLVAVVAVLGVVVLSDSMKQWYGYVILKRPFSSSEVIATAGGGSAGRAQTAIHRHDDRKFTLPHGGGCC comes from the coding sequence ATGAAACCCATGTTGACTGTGCTCTGGATGCTGCTGTCGGTTCTCGGGGCTGTGGCCCTTGCCCATGTGGTCGGTGTCGTCAATCCCACAGAAAAAGTGAACGGTCTGTGGTTGGTCGTGGCGGCGGCCTGTATCTATGTCTTGGCCTATCGGTTCTATGGCCGATGGTTGGCCCGGCAGGTGGTGCAGTTGGATAACAAGCGTCTGACGCCGGCCGTGCGGTTGAACGACGGGGTGAATTTTCATCCCACCAATCGGGTCGTGCTGTTCGGTCATCATTTTGCCGCCATCGCGGGCGCTGGCCCGCTGCTCGGGCCGGTGCTGGCGGCGCAGTTCGGGTTTTTGCCCGGTTTCCTCTGGCTGGTGATCGGCGCCGTCCTGGCCGGGGCCGTGCAGGATTTTATTATCCTGGTCGCCTCGATGCGGCGCAACGGCCGCTCGTTACCGGAAATTGCGCATGACGAACTGGGGTCCATTACGGGCACGGCGACGGCGGTGGCGGTGCTCTTTATCGTGGTCGTCGCGCTGGCGGGACTCGGCTTTGCGGTGGTGAATGCGCTTTATCATAACGCGTGGGGCACCTTCACGATCGCCATGACGATTCCCATTGGATTCATCATGGGTTTCTATCTTCAGAAGTTTCGTCCTGGCGCAGTCGCTGAGGTGTCGGTGATTGGTCTGGTATTGCTGCTGGCCGCCGTCCTGTTCGGGCGCGTGGTCGGCCAATCGTCCTATGCTTGGATGTTCGAGTTTGAGAAACCGGCGCTGGTGTGGCTACTGGCTGGCTATGGATTTCTGGCGTCGGTTCTGCCGGGATGGATGCTTTTGGTGCCGCGTGGGTATCTCTCCACCTTTATGAAGCTGGGCGTGGTGTTCCTCCTGGGGTTTGGCGTGATTCTCATGGCGCCGACGATTGAGATGCCGCGCCTGACCTCATTCGCCAACGGCGGGGGGCCCATTATTCCGGGTACCTTGTTCCCGTTTTTGTTCATTACGATCGCGTGCGGCGCCATATCGGGCTTCCACTCGCTGGTGTCTTCGGGGACCACTCCCAAGATGATCGAGCAGGAATCGCAGGCAGTGGTGGGGTATGCGGCGATGCTGTTGGAAAGCTTTGTGGGCGTGATGGCGCTGATTGCAGCCTCGGTGTTGATTCCCGGCGACTACCTGGCCATCAACACGATGTTATCGGCTGAGACGCTGACGGCCATGGGTTTCGCGCCGTCCCGCATTGCCGAGTTGTCCCAGCTGGTCGAGGTCAATGTTGCCGGGCGGCCTGGAGGCGCGGTCTCGCTGGCGGTGGGGATGGCCTCCATCTTTTCGGCGTTGCCGGGCATGGCCGGCTTGATGGCCTATTGGTATCAGTTTGCGCTGGTCTTCGAAGCCCTCTTCATTCTCACGACGATCGATACCGGAACACGTGTCGCGCGATACCTGATTCAGGAAATGGCCGGTCGAGTCTACGCGCCCTTTCGGCAGATGAACTGGTGGCCTGGCGTGTTGCTGAGCAGTGCCTTTGTGGTGGGATCCTGGGCGTATTTGATCGGGACCGGAAGTATTTCCACGATCTGGCCGATGTTCGGTGCGGCCAATCAATTGCTGGGCACGCTGGCGCTCTGTATCGCCACGACCGTGTTAATCAAAATGTGGAAGTCGCCCTATCTCTGGGTCACGGCCATCCCCATGTTGTTCGTGGGAGGCATTACGTTGGCCGGCTCGTATGAAATGTTCTGGATGTTCCTGGCAAAGGCGGCGACGCTGGCAGCGGGGCGGGCCTTTGCACTCTATCTCGATGCCGTGCTCGTTGCAGTTGTGGCCGTATTGGGAGTCGTCGTCTTGAGCGATAGCATGAAGCAGTGGTATGGGTATGTCATTCTCAAGCGCCCGTTCAGCAGCAGTGAAGTGATCGCGACCGCGGGCGGCGGATCGGCCGGTCGTGCGCAGACGGCGATTCATCGACATGACGACCGCAAATTCACGCTGCCGCATGGCGGCGGCTGTTGCTAG